A part of Hydrogenobacter sp. T-8 genomic DNA contains:
- a CDS encoding phage major tail tube protein, which produces MIEINKVTNARVYINGTDFIARAEEVDLPKVKYKTIELKALGLVGEADLHTIVDKMEARIKFNSVYPDFIAYASDPTKVHSVIVRAPIQVYDQNGVRVKPMRAELRGYFKEFDTGKLKKGDNAEAEASMSVIYYKLEVDGKDIYEIDVFNNILKVNGEDKLQEYRQAMGG; this is translated from the coding sequence ATGATAGAGATTAACAAAGTTACAAACGCAAGAGTTTATATTAACGGCACAGATTTTATAGCAAGAGCCGAAGAGGTAGACCTTCCAAAGGTGAAATACAAGACCATAGAGCTAAAAGCGTTGGGACTTGTAGGAGAGGCAGACCTTCATACAATAGTGGACAAGATGGAAGCAAGAATAAAGTTTAACTCTGTTTATCCAGACTTTATCGCATACGCATCAGACCCAACGAAAGTCCACTCAGTTATAGTCCGAGCACCCATACAGGTTTACGACCAAAACGGCGTGAGAGTAAAGCCAATGAGAGCTGAGCTAAGAGGATACTTCAAAGAGTTTGACACTGGCAAACTAAAAAAAGGAGACAACGCAGAAGCAGAGGCGAGCATGTCCGTGATTTACTACAAACTGGAAGTGGACGGCAAAGACATATACGAGATAGATGTGTTCAACAACATTCTTAAAGTGAACGGAGAAGACAAGCTACAAGAATACAGACAGGCGATGGGAGGTTAA
- a CDS encoding phage tail tape measure protein, translated as MDYTIAITLQLIDNFTRQITQSTSAVQDLSNQVKQTKKLFDELKESVKSVVSVAEKLEDISIKSLQFGAPAVAFTKSMVDSFKELEQARTEMEVAFMTSTGIPKELEEINRQVEELGTILPGSATDFYKVATTLKALGMTANEIAAGGLKSASYAWVLFKNEVSPEKAAEYMLQFANAFKISAKELTPFLDQLQRLKFAAGLTLTEISYTTKYIAADMQALGIQGQLAFKFMSAWIGSLAQVGLKGESAGTAISNILRSIPQLQEKLKKLPVKLNIDVSSFFDKDGKFQLEQFLITISKQIREIKDPLKRAEIVRQLFDVEGARAFLPLLTASKEEALQYLEAVKDKMTLEEYQALKKQIEEGGYTGFEAMAKKMEEQANLQARINRIMQTLANSIESLQGTFTQLLATLGEKLAPTLKSLADIINNTIGNIIDWVDQHKTLSSIIVHTVAGIAGLTLALSTLTLVAASLLKIFGLAFAPFLWLARVLHLKAFTLAIWKNIVAFIVWARTGQASTGWLKTLDFLLLKTKLRMLSAISVIKAKTVALLQWTIAMSKVAFAHILAGLRNMIMLFRALTIALLTNPIFLVITAIGIAIWLLWRNWDKVVKLLVSAWNWLKQSWQRLAQFLITLNPFTGILLALNNLTQKLLGINLYDAGVKLVKTLWEGMKSFANKPVEEFKNIVQRIRNLLPFSPAKEGPLRDIHRIKLIETIAQSIKPQPLITAMRNTLSHISLQTLTPTKPAFAGTSNAVNINISFGDIKLTNATPETAKVFASELEKRIREVLRKIDNERFRRAY; from the coding sequence ATGGACTACACAATAGCAATAACATTACAACTTATAGACAACTTCACAAGACAGATAACTCAATCTACATCAGCGGTGCAAGATCTCTCCAACCAAGTCAAACAAACAAAAAAACTATTTGATGAACTAAAAGAAAGCGTAAAATCCGTCGTAAGCGTTGCAGAGAAGCTCGAAGATATATCTATAAAGAGCCTCCAATTTGGAGCTCCTGCGGTAGCCTTTACAAAAAGCATGGTCGATAGCTTCAAAGAGCTGGAGCAAGCCAGGACAGAAATGGAAGTTGCTTTTATGACAAGCACCGGAATTCCGAAAGAGCTTGAAGAGATAAACAGACAAGTAGAAGAGCTTGGAACGATTTTGCCAGGGTCAGCAACAGACTTTTATAAAGTAGCAACAACACTTAAAGCTCTTGGGATGACAGCAAACGAAATAGCAGCAGGAGGATTAAAATCTGCTTCTTACGCATGGGTTCTTTTCAAAAACGAAGTAAGCCCAGAGAAAGCAGCAGAATACATGCTTCAATTTGCCAACGCCTTTAAGATATCTGCAAAAGAACTAACACCTTTCCTTGATCAACTTCAAAGACTAAAATTTGCAGCAGGTCTAACCCTAACAGAAATATCTTATACAACAAAATACATTGCAGCAGACATGCAAGCTCTTGGCATACAGGGACAACTGGCTTTTAAATTCATGTCTGCTTGGATAGGCTCTTTGGCACAGGTAGGTTTAAAAGGAGAGTCTGCGGGGACAGCCATATCCAATATCCTAAGAAGCATACCACAACTTCAAGAAAAGCTAAAAAAACTTCCAGTTAAGCTAAACATAGATGTATCCAGCTTTTTTGACAAGGATGGAAAGTTTCAGTTGGAGCAATTTTTAATAACAATATCAAAACAGATAAGAGAAATAAAAGACCCACTAAAAAGAGCAGAGATAGTCCGACAACTCTTTGATGTAGAAGGAGCAAGAGCTTTCTTACCACTACTTACAGCATCAAAAGAAGAAGCTCTCCAGTATCTCGAAGCCGTGAAAGACAAAATGACTCTTGAAGAATATCAAGCCCTAAAAAAGCAGATAGAAGAAGGTGGATATACAGGCTTTGAAGCTATGGCAAAGAAGATGGAAGAGCAAGCAAACCTTCAAGCAAGGATAAACCGAATAATGCAAACTCTTGCCAATTCCATTGAAAGTCTCCAAGGAACATTCACACAATTGTTAGCCACACTTGGCGAAAAATTAGCACCAACTCTCAAAAGCCTTGCGGACATTATTAACAATACAATTGGCAATATCATAGATTGGGTAGACCAGCACAAAACTCTTTCAAGCATTATAGTCCACACAGTAGCAGGCATTGCAGGTCTTACATTAGCCTTATCTACTCTCACTCTTGTAGCTGCTTCACTCTTAAAAATTTTCGGGCTTGCCTTTGCACCGTTTCTTTGGCTTGCAAGAGTTTTACACCTTAAAGCCTTCACGCTTGCCATCTGGAAAAACATCGTAGCCTTTATAGTCTGGGCTCGCACAGGTCAAGCAAGCACAGGTTGGCTTAAAACTCTTGACTTTTTACTTTTAAAAACAAAACTTAGAATGCTATCTGCCATATCTGTGATAAAAGCCAAAACCGTGGCACTTTTACAGTGGACAATAGCCATGTCAAAAGTGGCTTTCGCACACATTCTTGCAGGTCTCAGGAACATGATTATGCTTTTTAGGGCTCTAACAATAGCCTTACTAACAAACCCCATTTTCTTAGTAATTACTGCCATAGGCATAGCAATTTGGCTACTATGGAGAAACTGGGACAAAGTCGTAAAGCTCCTTGTGTCCGCATGGAACTGGCTAAAACAAAGCTGGCAAAGATTAGCACAGTTCCTCATAACATTAAACCCATTCACGGGCATACTCTTAGCTCTAAACAACTTAACACAAAAGCTGTTAGGGATAAATCTTTACGATGCAGGAGTGAAACTTGTCAAAACTCTCTGGGAAGGTATGAAGTCCTTTGCGAACAAGCCAGTAGAAGAGTTCAAAAACATCGTGCAACGCATAAGAAACTTGCTCCCCTTTAGCCCTGCAAAAGAGGGACCGCTCAGGGACATACACAGAATAAAGCTGATAGAGACAATAGCACAAAGCATAAAGCCACAGCCTCTTATCACAGCTATGAGAAATACTCTCTCTCATATCTCTTTGCAAACGCTTACACCGACAAAACCCGCATTCGCAGGCACAAGCAATGCAGTAAATATAAACATCAGTTTCGGTGATATTAAACTTACGAATGCTACCCCGGAGACCGCCAAAGTGTTTGCAAGCGAACTTGAAAAACGAATAAGAGAAGTTCTAAGAAAAATAGACAATGAACGCTTCAGGAGGGCTTATTAA
- a CDS encoding phage tail protein, which produces MKYGSFGDIVFEVYEYYAHNEENTYIYARQQTIQPPSTTQWLGRELQKIRMKLKFHYLLSNPAESYKKLKEIAQKGEAQKLIIAEQVLGDFVIDKINAEYTQVNTYGQPVAIELDIELTEYAKKELQKTRHKRGSQGQKKKQKNATQKTQQQQGSKPKAIITKEGAKK; this is translated from the coding sequence ATGAAATACGGCAGTTTTGGAGACATAGTCTTTGAAGTCTACGAATACTACGCACACAACGAAGAGAACACATACATCTACGCCAGACAGCAAACCATACAACCCCCATCCACAACGCAGTGGCTCGGTAGAGAGTTACAAAAAATTCGCATGAAACTTAAATTTCATTACCTACTCTCTAACCCCGCAGAAAGCTACAAGAAGTTAAAAGAAATAGCACAAAAGGGAGAGGCACAAAAATTAATAATTGCAGAACAAGTTTTAGGAGACTTTGTTATAGACAAGATAAACGCAGAGTATACACAAGTGAATACATACGGGCAACCAGTCGCTATAGAGCTTGACATTGAGCTTACCGAGTATGCAAAAAAAGAACTACAAAAAACACGACACAAAAGGGGTAGTCAAGGACAGAAAAAGAAGCAAAAGAACGCAACTCAAAAAACACAGCAACAACAAGGCAGTAAACCAAAAGCAATCATAACGAAAGAGGGGGCTAAGAAATGA
- a CDS encoding tail protein X: MIYITKQGDRWDTIAYKLYGDPYAYDALLLYNPQYAGITVFPAGIQLVVPEIEYEDINEVSPPWQTD; this comes from the coding sequence ATGATATACATAACTAAGCAGGGAGACCGCTGGGACACCATAGCATACAAGCTATACGGAGACCCTTATGCCTATGACGCATTGCTTCTGTACAACCCGCAGTATGCAGGTATAACCGTCTTTCCGGCTGGCATACAACTCGTCGTCCCAGAAATAGAATACGAAGACATAAACGAGGTGTCTCCACCATGGCAGACAGACTAA
- a CDS encoding phage late control D family protein, which translates to MADRLIVPEPYLYVELNNTDITTHITPFLISFRYIDNDGLQKQESDDIEIELHDPDGFFRENPPARGSALKVKFGYTDKIRNAGVFFIDSYTYSISRDGDIFTIKALAKDVKSSYRTIKTTAFENKTLKQIAEEIAKRHGYKLHFRGEDISFTRLTQNQKRDLEFLSELCRLYGKTCKISNKTIVIIDLEEPAGIYKLTRENIISASFEVSSLYEQSSEVVYFDPSKKETTQDKKQSKVKASGDTQKINKRVENKKQAETISKKQAILNSMKELQAKVECIGIPDLHAGGWVAIEGFGRFDREYYIQTATHVITRDGYTTELELLLAPSQGGKKK; encoded by the coding sequence ATGGCAGACAGACTAATAGTGCCAGAACCATACCTGTATGTGGAGCTTAACAACACAGACATCACTACGCACATAACACCCTTTCTCATTTCCTTCAGATACATAGACAACGACGGACTTCAAAAACAAGAAAGCGACGATATAGAGATAGAACTACACGACCCAGACGGCTTTTTCAGAGAAAACCCACCAGCAAGAGGCTCTGCTTTAAAGGTTAAGTTTGGCTACACAGACAAGATAAGAAATGCAGGCGTGTTTTTTATAGATAGCTATACTTACTCTATAAGCAGGGATGGGGACATTTTCACCATAAAGGCTCTTGCAAAGGATGTAAAGTCCAGCTACAGAACCATAAAGACGACCGCCTTTGAAAACAAGACATTAAAGCAAATAGCAGAAGAGATAGCAAAGAGGCACGGGTATAAGCTTCATTTCAGGGGTGAAGACATTTCTTTTACGAGGCTAACCCAAAACCAAAAGCGAGACTTGGAATTTCTTTCTGAACTCTGCAGGCTCTATGGGAAAACCTGTAAGATTTCAAATAAAACGATTGTAATAATAGACCTAGAGGAACCCGCAGGCATATATAAGCTAACAAGAGAGAACATCATCTCCGCCAGCTTTGAAGTTAGCTCCCTGTATGAACAAAGCTCAGAAGTTGTCTACTTTGACCCAAGTAAGAAAGAAACCACACAAGACAAAAAACAAAGCAAAGTCAAAGCATCAGGAGACACACAGAAGATAAACAAAAGAGTGGAAAACAAAAAACAGGCAGAGACAATAAGCAAAAAGCAAGCAATACTAAACAGCATGAAAGAACTACAAGCAAAAGTAGAATGTATCGGCATCCCCGACCTGCATGCAGGAGGCTGGGTAGCAATAGAAGGCTTTGGCAGATTTGATAGAGAGTATTACATACAGACCGCAACACACGTAATAACAAGAGATGGCTACACAACCGAGCTTGAATTATTGCTTGCACCATCCCAAGGAGGTAAGAAAAAATGA
- a CDS encoding phage baseplate assembly protein V, with amino-acid sequence MIRVGKVVAVDDKNAKVRVQIEDADAVITYWLSVVHQKTQNDKHYWLPDVGELVVCAFYEDDWDTGFVLGAVYNDKDKPPTQTRDKFVIEFKDGTRIEYDRAEHKLHINVKGDILIEADGNMTLKASRIDLNP; translated from the coding sequence ATGATAAGAGTTGGCAAAGTCGTAGCGGTAGATGACAAAAACGCAAAAGTCAGAGTGCAGATAGAAGATGCAGATGCAGTCATCACATACTGGCTTTCGGTAGTCCACCAAAAGACACAAAACGACAAACACTACTGGCTCCCCGACGTCGGAGAGTTGGTTGTATGTGCTTTCTACGAAGATGACTGGGACACGGGTTTTGTGCTTGGGGCAGTCTACAACGATAAAGATAAACCACCTACACAAACAAGAGATAAGTTTGTAATAGAATTCAAAGATGGCACACGCATAGAATACGACAGAGCAGAACACAAGCTGCATATAAACGTGAAAGGCGACATTCTCATAGAGGCGGACGGAAACATGACGCTTAAAGCAAGTAGAATAGACCTGAACCCATAA
- a CDS encoding PAAR domain-containing protein, with amino-acid sequence MSCGHGCFPARPSVEGSPNVFVNGKPAHRVGDAWATHCCGPACHDGVASSGSATVFVNGKPLCRVGDAISCGDTMCEGSENVFCWR; translated from the coding sequence ATGAGTTGTGGTCATGGCTGTTTTCCAGCAAGACCGAGCGTGGAAGGCAGTCCAAACGTGTTTGTAAACGGGAAACCAGCACATCGTGTTGGAGATGCTTGGGCTACACATTGCTGTGGTCCAGCTTGCCATGACGGAGTCGCTTCGTCAGGAAGTGCTACTGTGTTCGTAAACGGAAAACCGCTGTGCAGGGTAGGAGATGCTATAAGCTGTGGAGATACAATGTGTGAGGGGTCGGAGAACGTGTTTTGTTGGCGTTAA
- the metG gene encoding methionine--tRNA ligase, whose amino-acid sequence MKFYITTPIYYVNDVPHIGHSYTTISADVLARYYRKRGYEVFFLTGTDEHGLKIQKSAEEKGISPKELADQNSENFKKLWEFMGISYDRFIRTTDPDHVELVKEVFIKSYERGDIYLGEYEGWYCVGCEEFKSETELLEGHVCPIHLKPCDYIKEPSYFFRLSKYEKVLLDLYENAPDFIMPSYRKNEVIAFVKQGLKDLSITRPRSRVRWGIEVPFDPEHTIYVWFDALFNYVSAVRDRPHLWPADLHLVGKDILRFHTVYWPAFLLSVGLEIPKRVFAHGWWKVEGQKMSKSLGNVISPYDFVKEWGLDEARYFLLRDMPFGEDGDIRREAILNRLNGELANEIGNLFSRVMAMDIKYLGGKVSGGKDMEYENFARQVVEEYEGCMQRVDFYNALEAVLRLSGYLNKYVDSKAPWSLAKSDEVELRRVLYTLTDGIHLLANLLEPFMPNKMQEALNLMSCEPTQGLLMPYMRSEYFVKDKAVLFPKRG is encoded by the coding sequence ATGAAGTTTTATATAACCACACCCATATACTATGTAAACGACGTTCCTCACATAGGACACTCCTACACCACCATATCTGCGGATGTTTTGGCAAGGTATTACAGGAAAAGAGGTTATGAGGTCTTTTTCTTGACAGGCACTGACGAGCATGGTCTTAAGATACAAAAGTCCGCAGAGGAAAAGGGTATAAGCCCAAAGGAACTGGCGGACCAAAACTCTGAGAACTTCAAAAAGCTCTGGGAGTTTATGGGTATAAGCTATGACCGATTTATAAGGACTACAGACCCAGACCACGTGGAGCTGGTAAAGGAAGTTTTCATAAAGAGCTATGAGAGGGGAGACATATACCTTGGAGAATACGAAGGCTGGTATTGTGTAGGCTGTGAGGAGTTCAAGTCAGAGACCGAGCTCTTAGAAGGACATGTTTGTCCCATACACCTAAAGCCTTGCGACTACATAAAAGAGCCTTCTTACTTCTTTAGGCTTTCCAAGTATGAGAAGGTGCTCCTTGACCTGTATGAAAACGCTCCAGACTTTATTATGCCAAGCTACAGAAAAAACGAGGTAATAGCTTTTGTAAAACAGGGACTAAAAGACCTCTCCATAACCAGACCAAGAAGCAGAGTAAGATGGGGTATAGAAGTGCCCTTTGACCCAGAGCATACCATATATGTGTGGTTTGATGCCTTGTTTAACTATGTGTCTGCGGTAAGGGACAGACCACACCTTTGGCCCGCAGACCTACACCTTGTGGGAAAGGATATTCTAAGGTTTCATACAGTTTATTGGCCCGCTTTTCTCCTTTCAGTAGGACTGGAAATTCCAAAGAGGGTTTTTGCCCATGGCTGGTGGAAGGTGGAAGGTCAAAAGATGTCCAAGTCTTTGGGAAATGTGATAAGTCCTTACGATTTTGTAAAGGAATGGGGGTTGGATGAGGCAAGGTATTTCCTTTTGAGGGATATGCCCTTTGGAGAGGACGGAGACATAAGGAGAGAAGCCATCCTAAACAGGCTAAACGGTGAACTTGCCAACGAGATAGGAAACCTCTTTAGCAGAGTAATGGCTATGGACATAAAGTATCTTGGTGGGAAGGTTTCTGGTGGAAAGGATATGGAGTATGAGAACTTTGCAAGGCAGGTGGTAGAGGAATACGAAGGGTGCATGCAAAGGGTAGACTTTTATAACGCCCTTGAGGCGGTGCTAAGGCTTTCTGGGTATTTAAACAAGTATGTGGACTCAAAAGCACCTTGGAGCTTGGCAAAGAGCGACGAAGTGGAGCTAAGAAGGGTCTTGTATACCCTTACTGATGGCATACACCTTTTGGCAAACCTACTTGAACCCTTTATGCCAAACAAAATGCAAGAAGCCTTGAACTTAATGAGCTGTGAGCCAACACAGGGTTTGCTAATGCCTTATATGAGGTCTGAGTATTTTGTAAAGGATAAGGCTGTTCTGTTTCCAAAGAGGGGATAG
- a CDS encoding chromosome segregation protein SMC, which translates to MRGKQKKRQKFKRTTISLPYDLWESLRIESIRKNTSMGELIAKKLKELEELRQKTVIMQVDEEGLLKPLE; encoded by the coding sequence ATGAGAGGCAAGCAGAAGAAAAGGCAAAAGTTTAAGAGAACCACTATATCTCTACCCTATGACCTTTGGGAGAGCCTGCGTATAGAAAGCATAAGGAAAAACACCTCAATGGGAGAGCTAATAGCCAAAAAGTTAAAGGAGTTGGAGGAGCTAAGGCAAAAGACCGTCATAATGCAAGTGGACGAGGAGGGACTTCTCAAACCTCTTGAATGA
- a CDS encoding endonuclease V — MHKELEEIQLQCAKRVIQRDDFEKIELIGGIDLTFESIKENPTRAWASLVVIRLSDLRVIYQKVVQGVVDFPYIPTFLAFRELPLMLKLYQEAELKPDVFFIDGQGIAHPRGCGIASHFGVETGAVSVGVAKTRLFGYGKEPNRERGSYSYLTYRGKVIGAILRTKDNTEPVYVSVGHRISLRTAIDLVLRTSLYRIPEPTRLAHNLLQRVRKANL; from the coding sequence ATGCATAAAGAACTTGAAGAAATACAGCTCCAGTGTGCTAAAAGGGTGATACAAAGAGATGACTTTGAAAAGATAGAGCTTATCGGAGGGATAGACCTTACCTTTGAAAGCATAAAGGAAAACCCAACCCGTGCGTGGGCATCCCTTGTAGTGATAAGGCTTTCGGACCTAAGGGTAATTTACCAAAAGGTGGTCCAAGGCGTGGTGGACTTTCCCTACATTCCCACCTTTCTTGCCTTTAGAGAACTTCCTCTAATGCTCAAGCTTTACCAAGAGGCGGAGCTAAAGCCGGATGTGTTTTTCATAGACGGTCAGGGTATAGCCCATCCTCGTGGCTGTGGTATAGCATCCCACTTTGGAGTAGAAACGGGAGCGGTAAGCGTTGGCGTTGCCAAAACACGCCTCTTTGGTTATGGAAAAGAACCAAACAGAGAAAGAGGGAGCTATTCTTATCTAACCTACAGAGGAAAGGTAATAGGAGCAATTTTGAGAACGAAGGATAACACAGAACCTGTATATGTCTCAGTAGGACACAGAATAAGCCTAAGAACCGCCATTGACCTCGTCCTTAGGACATCCCTTTACCGCATACCAGAACCCACAAGACTTGCCCACAATCTTCTGCAGAGGGTAAGAAAGGCTAATCTGTGA
- a CDS encoding glycerophosphodiester phosphodiesterase: protein MGVFEALKTFLVGHRGVPELELENTLQSIEKAIELGAHVVEVDIQRTRDGVFVLSHDDNLLRVFGVGLNIRDASWEEVAKVQKNGYRPARLEEAFELVKGKVGLFLEIKHPEDAEGVYKKVLEYKAEEWTAIISFYPQALEVLRGKITTGLVYSKPPGMIPEAKKLGCLFVLPKYGLATQKAVDFAHRLKLKVVAWTVNDPQKAKELFERGVDGIATDNVKKLKETILST, encoded by the coding sequence ATGGGAGTATTTGAGGCTTTAAAGACCTTTCTTGTGGGACACAGGGGAGTGCCAGAGCTTGAGTTGGAAAACACCTTACAGTCTATAGAGAAAGCCATTGAGCTTGGTGCACATGTGGTAGAGGTAGACATACAAAGAACGAGGGATGGGGTTTTTGTGCTTAGCCATGATGATAACCTGCTTAGAGTTTTTGGTGTAGGCTTAAATATAAGGGACGCAAGCTGGGAAGAGGTGGCAAAGGTTCAAAAAAATGGTTATCGCCCTGCAAGGCTTGAGGAAGCCTTTGAGTTGGTAAAAGGTAAGGTAGGCTTGTTTTTAGAGATAAAGCATCCAGAAGATGCGGAAGGGGTTTACAAAAAGGTATTAGAATACAAGGCAGAGGAATGGACCGCCATAATAAGTTTTTACCCTCAGGCACTTGAGGTGCTAAGGGGGAAAATAACCACTGGTCTTGTCTATTCAAAGCCACCGGGTATGATACCAGAGGCTAAGAAATTAGGTTGTCTGTTTGTCCTTCCCAAGTATGGGCTTGCCACTCAAAAGGCGGTAGACTTTGCTCACAGACTAAAGCTAAAGGTGGTTGCTTGGACCGTAAACGACCCACAAAAGGCAAAGGAGCTTTTTGAAAGGGGTGTGGATGGCATAGCAACGGACAATGTAAAAAAGCTCAAGGAGACAATCCTTTCTACTTAG